The Lysobacter sp. genome includes a window with the following:
- the nhaA gene encoding Na+/H+ antiporter NhaA, with translation MTDAPGGIVRTLPSRAVRGLQEFFRLEAAGGILLIAAAALAMICANSPLSSLYDGFRELPVQVRVGQLDLAKPLLLWINDGLMAIFFLLVALEIKREVRSGQLSSRAQLLQPLLCAFAGVAVPALIYSAINRGDAQAMQGWAIPAATDIAFALGILSLLGSRAPVAMKLLLSTIAVLDDLVAIIIIALFYTSELSAAALIGAGIAIAVMFALNRRGVRSLTPYLLLGAVVWVCVLKSGVHATLAGVVTGLMIPHVDKHDAVDDEVEHSPLEHLEHALHPWVAYGILPLFAFANAGLALGGVALEDALAPVPLGIALGLVLGKPIGVIAAATFGHVTRLAPFGEGLGFKAIVGLGLLCGIGFTMSLFIASLAFADDGALFEASVLGVLVASVIAAVSGYAWLRMALPEPASEA, from the coding sequence ATGACCGACGCTCCGGGCGGCATCGTCCGTACATTGCCCAGCCGTGCGGTGCGCGGTCTGCAGGAATTCTTCCGGCTGGAAGCCGCAGGCGGCATTCTGCTGATCGCTGCCGCCGCGCTGGCGATGATCTGCGCCAATTCGCCGCTGTCGTCGCTGTACGACGGTTTCCGCGAGCTGCCGGTGCAGGTGCGCGTCGGCCAACTCGATCTCGCCAAGCCGCTGCTGCTGTGGATCAACGACGGGCTGATGGCGATCTTCTTCCTGCTGGTTGCGCTGGAGATCAAGCGCGAAGTGCGCAGCGGGCAGCTGTCGAGCCGCGCGCAGCTGCTGCAGCCGCTGCTGTGCGCGTTCGCGGGCGTGGCGGTGCCGGCGCTGATCTACAGTGCGATCAATCGTGGCGATGCGCAGGCGATGCAGGGCTGGGCGATTCCCGCCGCCACCGATATCGCGTTCGCGCTCGGCATCCTCTCGCTGCTCGGTTCGCGCGCGCCGGTGGCGATGAAACTGCTGCTGTCGACCATCGCGGTGCTCGACGATCTGGTGGCGATCATCATCATCGCGCTGTTCTACACCAGCGAGCTTTCCGCAGCGGCGCTGATCGGCGCGGGCATCGCGATCGCGGTCATGTTCGCGTTGAACCGTCGCGGCGTGCGCTCGCTCACCCCGTATCTGCTGCTGGGCGCGGTGGTCTGGGTCTGCGTGCTGAAGTCGGGCGTGCATGCGACGCTGGCGGGCGTGGTCACCGGTTTGATGATCCCGCACGTCGACAAGCACGATGCGGTCGACGACGAAGTCGAGCACTCGCCGCTGGAGCATCTCGAACACGCGCTGCATCCATGGGTCGCCTACGGCATCCTGCCGCTGTTCGCGTTCGCCAACGCCGGGCTCGCGCTCGGCGGCGTCGCGCTCGAAGACGCGCTCGCGCCGGTGCCGCTCGGCATCGCGCTGGGATTGGTGCTGGGCAAGCCGATCGGCGTGATCGCAGCGGCCACGTTCGGCCACGTCACCCGGCTCGCGCCGTTCGGCGAGGGACTCGGCTTCAAGGCCATCGTCGGTCTCGGCCTGCTGTGCGGCATCGGCTTCACCATGAGCCTGTTCATCGCCTCGCTGGCGTTCGCCGACGACGGCGCCCTGTTCGAGGCGAGCGTGCTCGGCGTGCTGGTGGCCTCGGTGATCGCGGCCGTGTCCGGCTATGCGTGGTTGCGCATGGCGCTGCCGGAACCGGCCAGCGAAGCTTAG
- the nhaD gene encoding sodium:proton antiporter NhaD has protein sequence MSLRASRMFPLSRMSYVRYPLATALLSMPGVAFASGAGLDFTAHWAGYAAIAVFVGAYLLVIAEEYTQLRKSQPVMLAAGAIWTILAIASAQQGQSELAHHAVRDYLLEFAELLLFLLAAMTYVNAMSERHLFEALRVRLLRRGFGYRALFWVTGGLAFALSPLIDNLTTALVMCAVVLAVGRDSPKFVAMACINIVVAANAGGAFTPFGDITTLMVWQSGRVEFWTFFALFLPALVNWLVPAVCMHFAVPTGAPEATTDEVSPKRGAGAIVALFAVTIALAVGFHQFLHLPPFMGMMTGLALLKLYGWRLSRTARKIEADEFDRQGAPGDVDAFDSYEQVARAEWDTLLFFFGVIMCVGALGYCGYLALGSQYFYGELGATRANILIGLMSAVLDNIPMMVAVLQMDPDMSVGQWLLVTLTAGVGGSLLSIGSAAGVALMGQARGQYTFFSHLKWTWAIALGYAASIAVHIAVNARYF, from the coding sequence ATGTCGCTGCGAGCGTCGCGCATGTTCCCGCTGTCACGCATGTCTTACGTCCGCTATCCGCTCGCGACCGCGCTGCTGTCGATGCCGGGCGTCGCGTTCGCCTCCGGTGCGGGCCTGGACTTCACCGCGCACTGGGCCGGGTATGCGGCCATCGCGGTGTTCGTCGGCGCCTACCTGCTGGTGATCGCGGAGGAGTACACGCAGCTGCGCAAATCGCAGCCGGTGATGCTGGCGGCGGGCGCCATCTGGACCATTCTGGCGATCGCTTCCGCGCAGCAGGGCCAGTCCGAACTCGCCCACCATGCGGTGCGCGACTATCTGCTCGAATTCGCCGAACTGCTGCTGTTCCTGCTTGCGGCGATGACCTACGTCAACGCGATGAGCGAGCGCCATCTCTTCGAAGCGCTGCGCGTGCGGCTGCTGCGGCGCGGGTTCGGCTATCGTGCGCTGTTCTGGGTCACCGGTGGTTTGGCCTTCGCGCTGTCGCCGCTGATCGACAATCTCACCACAGCGCTGGTGATGTGTGCGGTGGTGCTGGCGGTGGGGCGCGACAGTCCGAAGTTCGTGGCGATGGCCTGCATCAACATCGTCGTCGCCGCCAATGCCGGCGGTGCGTTCACGCCGTTCGGCGACATCACCACGCTGATGGTGTGGCAGAGCGGTCGGGTCGAATTCTGGACGTTCTTCGCGCTGTTCCTGCCGGCGCTGGTGAACTGGCTGGTGCCGGCGGTCTGCATGCACTTCGCGGTGCCTACCGGCGCGCCGGAAGCGACCACCGACGAGGTGTCGCCCAAGCGCGGCGCGGGCGCGATCGTCGCATTGTTCGCGGTCACCATCGCGCTGGCGGTCGGCTTCCACCAGTTCCTGCATCTGCCGCCGTTCATGGGCATGATGACCGGATTGGCGCTGCTGAAACTCTACGGTTGGCGGCTCTCGCGCACCGCGCGCAAGATCGAAGCCGACGAATTCGACCGTCAGGGCGCGCCCGGCGATGTCGATGCCTTCGACAGTTACGAACAGGTCGCGCGCGCCGAATGGGACACGCTGCTGTTCTTCTTCGGCGTGATCATGTGCGTGGGCGCGCTCGGATATTGCGGTTATCTCGCGCTGGGCTCGCAGTATTTCTACGGCGAGCTGGGCGCGACCAGAGCCAATATCCTGATCGGCCTGATGTCGGCGGTCCTCGACAATATCCCGATGATGGTCGCGGTGCTGCAGATGGATCCCGACATGAGCGTGGGCCAGTGGCTGTTGGTGACGTTGACCGCAGGCGTCGGCGGCAGCCTGCTGTCGATCGGTTCCGCCGCGGGCGTCGCGCTGATGGGCCAGGCGCGCGGGCAGTACACGTTCTTCAGCCACCTCAAATGGACGTGGGCGATCGCGTTGGGTTACGCCGCGAGCATCGCGGTGCATATCGCAGTGAACGCAAGGTATTTCTGA
- a CDS encoding NAD-dependent epimerase/dehydratase family protein, translated as MKTALVFGASGQIGLPLLDRLRDDGWRVYAVSRSAHPEQPGLTWLQGDLARVEGLPRHSHAIFSCGPLDLFAQWYARTEVESPRVVAFGSTSIDVKRGSADAEERELAGRLREGERVLFEVGSKRGVAVTILRPTLVYGVGRDRNLHRIAQVARRFGRVVLPRDANGLRQPVHVHDLADAAFRCIDAEASFGRSYALPGGETLTYREMVARVLAALSPPPRLHEVTSPVFNVVLAAAHAAGFALDFNEAAVARMRSDLVFDPADAQRDFGYSPRGFRPNAAMFPV; from the coding sequence ATGAAGACCGCACTCGTGTTCGGCGCCAGCGGGCAGATCGGTCTGCCGCTGCTCGATCGCCTGCGCGACGACGGCTGGCGCGTGTACGCGGTGTCGCGCAGCGCGCACCCTGAGCAACCCGGGCTGACCTGGTTGCAGGGCGATCTGGCGCGCGTGGAAGGGTTGCCTCGACACTCGCATGCGATCTTCAGCTGCGGCCCGCTCGATCTGTTCGCACAGTGGTATGCGCGCACCGAGGTGGAATCGCCGCGCGTCGTCGCGTTCGGTTCGACCAGCATCGACGTGAAGCGCGGTTCCGCGGACGCCGAGGAGCGCGAGTTGGCCGGGCGGCTGCGCGAAGGCGAGCGCGTGCTGTTCGAAGTCGGATCGAAACGCGGCGTCGCGGTGACGATCCTGCGGCCGACCTTGGTCTACGGCGTGGGCCGCGACCGCAATCTGCACCGTATCGCGCAGGTCGCGCGCCGTTTCGGCCGGGTCGTGCTGCCGCGCGATGCCAATGGCCTGCGCCAGCCGGTGCATGTGCACGATCTGGCCGATGCCGCGTTCCGCTGCATCGACGCCGAGGCATCGTTCGGTCGCAGCTATGCGCTGCCCGGCGGCGAAACGCTGACCTATCGCGAGATGGTGGCCAGAGTGCTGGCGGCGCTGTCGCCGCCGCCGAGGCTGCACGAGGTGACTTCGCCGGTGTTCAATGTGGTCCTTGCGGCTGCGCATGCGGCGGGTTTTGCGCTGGATTTCAACGAGGCGGCGGTGGCGCGGATGCGCAGCGATCTGGTGTTCGATCCGGCGGATGCGCAGCGCGATTTCGGTTATTCACCGCGGGGTTTCAGGCCGAATGCGGCGATGTTTCCGGTGTAG
- a CDS encoding DMT family transporter produces the protein MPERHFGRRDIALALLICTVWAGNFLTSAHALREIPPFLFSALRMGMLAVLLCAFVRLPPRAQWPRLIAVALLNGALHFGTSLWALRMAGDLSSPAIVMQSYIPMSVLLAWWLLGERFAWRTGSAIALSFAGVLVLGFDPLVLDHPASLAMMLLAAFLIALGTVFMRGLSGIDALNLQGWTALIGIAPLLIISALIEPDGFAALRDAHWSSWGAALYSAVFASLIGHSVFYRLVQRHPVATVMPYLLLTPVFAVALGILVWGDRPGPQLWIGGAMVLGGVLVIALRARAKALSTH, from the coding sequence ATGCCTGAGCGCCACTTCGGCCGGCGCGACATTGCGCTGGCGCTGTTGATCTGCACCGTCTGGGCCGGCAATTTCCTGACCTCCGCGCATGCGCTGCGCGAGATTCCGCCGTTCCTGTTCAGCGCGCTGCGGATGGGCATGCTCGCGGTGTTGCTGTGCGCATTCGTCAGACTGCCACCGCGCGCGCAGTGGCCACGGCTGATCGCGGTGGCGCTGCTCAACGGCGCGCTGCATTTCGGCACCAGCCTGTGGGCGTTGCGCATGGCCGGCGATCTCTCCTCGCCCGCGATCGTGATGCAGAGCTATATCCCGATGTCGGTGCTGCTGGCGTGGTGGCTGCTGGGCGAACGCTTCGCATGGCGCACCGGTTCGGCGATCGCGCTGAGCTTCGCCGGCGTGCTGGTGCTGGGCTTCGATCCGCTGGTGCTGGATCACCCTGCGTCGCTGGCGATGATGCTGTTGGCGGCCTTCCTGATCGCGTTGGGAACGGTGTTCATGCGCGGCCTGAGCGGGATCGACGCATTGAACCTGCAGGGCTGGACTGCGCTGATCGGCATCGCACCGCTGCTGATCATCAGCGCGCTGATCGAGCCCGACGGCTTCGCCGCGCTGCGCGATGCGCACTGGAGCAGTTGGGGCGCGGCGCTCTACTCGGCGGTCTTCGCATCGCTGATCGGACACAGCGTGTTCTATCGCCTCGTCCAGCGTCATCCGGTGGCCACGGTCATGCCGTATCTGCTGCTGACGCCGGTGTTCGCCGTGGCGTTGGGCATCCTGGTCTGGGGCGACCGCCCGGGTCCGCAGCTGTGGATCGGCGGTGCGATGGTGCTCGGCGGCGTGCTGGTCATCGCGCTGCGCGCCCGTGCGAAGGCCCTGTCGACGCACTGA
- a CDS encoding DUF962 domain-containing protein has product MNANTGTEAHLERPIDRWFDKYSSDHINPTNQKIHVIAVPTILWTVTALLWCIPVPGTWFSAGFWAAIAAFFAWMFYYRASRPLGFGMLAVLIAMLWFNRWLYATLGGTRMLQVAIAVFVLAWIAQFIGHKIEGKKPSFFTDVVYLLIGPAWVLGKAYRKLGWKF; this is encoded by the coding sequence ATGAATGCGAATACCGGAACTGAAGCGCACCTCGAACGCCCCATCGACCGCTGGTTCGACAAATACTCGTCGGATCACATCAACCCGACCAACCAGAAGATCCACGTCATCGCCGTACCGACGATCCTGTGGACGGTGACCGCGCTGCTGTGGTGCATTCCGGTGCCGGGCACGTGGTTCAGCGCAGGGTTCTGGGCCGCGATCGCCGCGTTCTTCGCGTGGATGTTCTATTACCGCGCCTCGCGTCCGCTCGGCTTCGGCATGCTCGCGGTGCTGATCGCGATGCTGTGGTTCAACCGCTGGCTGTACGCGACTCTGGGCGGCACGCGGATGCTGCAGGTCGCGATCGCGGTGTTCGTGCTGGCGTGGATCGCGCAGTTCATCGGCCACAAGATCGAAGGCAAGAAGCCGAGCTTCTTCACCGATGTGGTGTACCTGCTGATCGGACCGGCCTGGGTGCTCGGCAAGGCCTATCGCAAGCTCGGCTGGAAATTCTGA
- a CDS encoding phosphoribosylaminoimidazolesuccinocarboxamide synthase produces the protein MATTLLESDLPGLTLRHRGKVRDVFDLAPDRLPAEARDQGPLLLMVATDRLSAFDVVLPDPIPGKGEMLCQISNFWFDKTAHILPNHLTDIDVASVLPAGVDAALYARRAVVTKKLKPVPVEAIARGYLIGSGWKDYQRTGRVSGITLPNGLRQAEQLQEPIFTPSTKAAVGDHDENIDFDTMVKTVGAELAEQVRDATLRLYRYAAAYAAQRGILLADTKFEFGTDADGRLYVMDEMLTPDSSRYWPADEYEVGISPPSYDKQFVRDHLETLDWNKTAPGPRLPQDVIDRTRAKYAEALQRLAGISVD, from the coding sequence GTGGCGACCACTCTGCTCGAATCCGACCTGCCCGGCCTGACCCTGCGCCATCGCGGCAAGGTCCGCGATGTCTTCGATCTCGCGCCGGACAGACTGCCTGCCGAAGCGCGCGACCAAGGCCCGCTGTTGCTGATGGTGGCCACCGACCGGCTCAGCGCGTTCGATGTGGTGCTGCCCGACCCGATTCCCGGCAAGGGCGAGATGCTTTGCCAGATCAGCAACTTCTGGTTCGACAAGACCGCGCACATCCTGCCCAACCATCTGACCGATATCGACGTCGCCAGCGTGCTGCCGGCCGGCGTGGACGCCGCGCTGTACGCCAGGCGCGCGGTGGTGACGAAGAAACTCAAGCCGGTGCCGGTGGAAGCCATCGCCCGCGGCTATCTGATCGGCAGCGGTTGGAAGGACTACCAGCGCACCGGCCGGGTCAGCGGCATCACGCTTCCGAACGGACTGCGTCAGGCGGAACAGTTGCAGGAACCGATCTTCACGCCCTCGACCAAGGCCGCCGTCGGCGACCACGACGAGAACATCGATTTCGATACGATGGTGAAAACCGTCGGCGCCGAGCTGGCCGAACAGGTGCGCGACGCGACCCTGCGCCTCTACCGCTACGCCGCCGCCTACGCCGCACAGCGCGGCATCCTGCTGGCCGACACCAAATTCGAATTCGGCACCGACGCCGACGGCCGCCTGTACGTGATGGACGAAATGCTGACCCCGGATTCGTCGCGCTACTGGCCCGCCGACGAATACGAAGTCGGCATCAGTCCGCCGAGCTACGACAAGCAGTTCGTCCGCGACCATCTGGAAACGCTGGACTGGAACAAGACCGCACCGGGCCCGCGCCTGCCGCAGGACGTGATCGATCGCACCCGCGCCAAATATGCGGAAGCGTTGCAGCGGTTGGCGGGCATCAGCGTCGATTGA
- a CDS encoding DnaJ domain-containing protein, which yields MTRWYGKALGFIAGWLLLRHPAGGLLGLLLGHAFDADWFKSNRDTPYRVLGVTEDASDAEVEQAYRRLISQYHPDKLVGVADELRRLAEEKASEINGAYDRIQTLRRAR from the coding sequence ATGACGCGCTGGTACGGAAAAGCATTGGGATTCATCGCGGGCTGGCTGCTGCTGCGGCATCCGGCGGGCGGCCTGCTCGGCCTGCTGCTGGGTCACGCCTTCGATGCCGACTGGTTCAAGAGCAACCGCGACACGCCCTACCGCGTGCTGGGCGTGACCGAGGATGCCTCCGACGCCGAAGTCGAACAGGCCTATCGGCGGCTGATCAGCCAATATCACCCCGACAAGCTGGTGGGCGTGGCGGATGAGCTGCGGCGCTTGGCGGAAGAGAAGGCGAGTGAGATCAACGGCGCCTACGATCGCATCCAGACCCTGCGCCGCGCACGCTGA